The Meleagris gallopavo isolate NT-WF06-2002-E0010 breed Aviagen turkey brand Nicholas breeding stock chromosome 10, Turkey_5.1, whole genome shotgun sequence genome contains a region encoding:
- the LOC100545218 gene encoding ATP-binding cassette sub-family D member 3: MGNLDNRIANPDQLLTQDVEKFCNSVVDLYSNLSKPFLDIVLYIFKLTSAIGAQGPASMMAYLIVSGFFLTRLRRPIGKMTIIEQKYEGEYRYVNSRLITNSEEIAFYNGNLREKQTIHRTFRKLVEHLHNFILFRFSMGFIDTIIAKYLATVVGYLVVSRPFLNLADPRHQNSTHAELLEDYYQSGRMLLRMSQALGRIVLAGREMTRLAGFTARITELMQVLKDLNSGKYQRTMVSQEKDAEIKQALPLIPGSGEIINTDNLIKFDHVPLVTPNGDVLIQDLNFEVRSGANVLICGPNGCGKSSLFRVLGELWPLFGGRLTKPVRGKLFYVPQRPYMTLGTLRDQVIYPDTLEDQRKKGISDQVLKEYLDNVQLGQILEREGGWDSVQDWMDVLSGGEKQRMAMARLFYHKPQFAILDECTSAVSVDVEGYIYSHCRKVGITLFTVSHRKSLWKHHDFYLHMDGRGNYEFKKITEDTVEFGS, from the exons ATGGGAAATCTGGACAACAGAATAGCTAACCCAGATCAGCTCCTTACACAGGATGTGGAAAAATTCTGTAACAGTGTAGTGGACCTGTACTCAAACCTTAGCAAG CCCTTCTTGGACATAGTTTTGTATATCTTCAAGCTAACAAGTGCAATAGGAGCTCAG GGTCCAGCTAGCATGATGGCATACTTGATTGTGTCAGGGTTTTTCCTTACACGTTTAAGGAGACCAATTGGCAAGATGACTATCATAGAACAAAAATATGAAGGGGAGTACAGATACGTCAACTCACGGCTTATTACAAACAG tgaagaaaTTGCTTTCTATAATGGaaatttgagagaaaaacagactaTTCACAGAACCTTCCGTAAACTG GTGGAACACTTACATAACTTCATCCTGTTCCGGTTCTCTATGGGTTTCATTGATACTATCATTGCCAAAT ATCTTGCCACTGTGGTTGGTTACCTGGTTGTTAGTCGTCCATTTTTGAACCTGGCTGATCCTCGTCATCAGAATAGTACCCATGCAGAACTTCTGGAG GATTACTACCAAAGTGGAAGAATGTTACTGAGAATGTCTCAAGCTTTGGGTAGAATAGTCCTAGCAGGTCGTGAAATGACGAGATTGGCGGG tttcacAGCTCGAATTACGGAATTAATGCAGGTTCTGAAGGATTTGAATAGTGGCAAATATCAACGTACCATGGTATCACAAGAAAAAG atgcagaaataaaacaagcttTACCTTTGATACCAGGATCTGGCGAAATTATCAACACCGATAACCTTATCAA gTTTGATCATGTTCCATTGGTGACACCTAATGGTGATGTTTTGATCCAAGACCTGAACTTTGAG GTCCGATCTGGTGCAAATGTTCTGATTTGTGGGCCAAATGGATGTGGGAAGAGCTCACTTTTTCGTGTACTTGGTGAA CTGTGGCCGTTGTTTGGTGGACGTTTAACAAAACCTGTAAGAGGAAAGTTATTCTATGTTCCTCAG AGACCATATATGACTCTTGGAACACTCAGAGATCAAGTTATATACCCAGATACTTTAGAAGATCAGCGAAAGAAGGGGATTTCTGACCAG GTGCTGAAGGAGTACTTGGATAATGTCCAGCTGGGTCAAATCTTGGAGCGTGAAGGAGGCTGGGACAGTGTTCAGGACTGGATGGATGTACTCagtggaggagaaaaacagagaatgGCT ATGGCAAGACTATTTTATCATAAGCCCCAGTTTGCAATTCTGGATGAATGCACCAGTGCTGTTAGTGTTGATGTAGAAGGCTACATTTACAGCCACTGCCGAAAG GTTGGCATTACTCTCTTCACTGTCTCCCACCGGAAATCACTCTGGAAACATCATGAT ttttacttGCACATGGATGGCAGAGGAAACTATGAATTCAAGAAGATAACTGAAGACACAGTTGAATTTGGATCTTAA
- the F3 gene encoding tissue factor, which produces MKGTGINQVMKKSNPGLPTAVNITWSSINFKTILKWQPKPSGYFYTVEIHGETSDTRKKCIMTTETECDVTDALRNVKETYTAHILSVKSLVEDNFEEPLFASSEKFTPYNQTIIGKPEIQHYTQEDSKLNVVFRDPLTPYMFSNGSFQSVRDIFKHDLEYKLYYWKDQSSGKKDATTKSHMFDISVDNKNNYCFYVQGIIPSRRENRNGQESMVLCTTIERTILDEYGAEVFIIIAVLAIAVLALTIVLAVILCKRKKAKPAREKEPLNGV; this is translated from the exons ATGAAAGGAACTGGCATAAATCAGGTGATGAAGAAAA gCAACCCAGGACTACCAACAGCAGTTAATATAACTTGGTCTTCAATCAATTTTAAAACCATACTGAAGTGGCAACCAAAACCATCGGGTTACTTCTACACCGTAGAAATACATGG GGAGACGTCTGataccagaaaaaaatgcataatgaCTACAGAAACAGAGTGTGATGTTACTGATGCACTCCGGAATGTAAAGGAGACCTATACAGCACATATATTATCTGTAAAATCCTTGGTGGAGGATAACTTTGAAGAACCACTTTTTGCAAGCTCTGAAAAATTCACACCTTATAATCAGA cTATTATTGGAAAACCAGAGATCCAACACTACACGCAAGAAGATTCCAAACTGAATGTTGTGTTTCGAGATCCACTTACGCCATATATGTTTTCTAATGGAAGCTTTCAAAGCGTTCGAGATATTTTCAAACACGACCTGGAATACAAACTCTATTACTGGAAAGATCAAAGTTCTGGAAAG aaagatgcaacaacaaaaagccataTGTTTGATATAAGTGTTGACAACAAAAATAACTATTGCTTCTACGTACAGGGAATCATTCCCTCTCGCAGAGAAAATCGTAATGGACAAGAAAGCATGGTGCTTTGTACCACTATAGAAAGAACTATTTTAGATG AATATGGAGCAGAAGTCTTTATCATCATAGCAGTGTTAGCAATTGCAGTCCTTGCTCTCACCATTGTCCTAGCAGTGATCCTGTGTAAACGCAAGAAAGCAAAAcctgcaagagaaaaagaaccacttaaCGGTGTCTAA